The Paraburkholderia sp. SOS3 genome includes a region encoding these proteins:
- the tkt gene encoding transketolase, with amino-acid sequence MSSAPNLDRLAIDTIRTLSMDAVQKANSGHPGTPMALAPVAFHLWQNHLRYDPDAPNWPNRDRFVLSVGHASMLLYSLLHLYGVREVDAQGKPTGKPAVSLDDIKQFRQLDSKTPGHPEYGMTTGVETTTGPLGQGLGNSVGMAMAARWKEAHFNRSDATLFDYRVYALCGDGDMMEGVSHEAASLAGHLQLSNLIWIYDSNRVTIEGHTDLAYSDDVEARFRGYNWNTLHVDDANDAAAFESALQKAKATTDRPTLIVVKSIIGWGAPHKQDTSGAHGEPLGEEEIRLAKRAYGWPEDAQFLVPDGVMDHLAKGMGARGKSAHNAWQKRFDAYGKQYPELAKELSLMLESKLPDNWDADIPTFEADTKGIATRESSGKVLNAIAQRIPWMIGGAADLSPSTKTNLKFEGAGSFEHGSYAGRNLHFGIREHGMGAVANGLALSGLRPYASTFLIFSDYMKPPIRLSAIMEVPVVYVFTHDSIGVGEDGPTHQPIEQLASLRGVPGLTTLRPADANEAAEAWRVALTHPHEPACIVVTRQPLPTLDRKKYAPAEGVRRGAYVLADAEGGKKPEVLLLATGSEVSLCVEVYEKLKAEGVAARVVSMPSWDIFEKQDLAYKESVLPPDVHARVAVEQAATLGWDRYVGRLGSQIVMHTFGASAPLKALKTKFGFTPERVYEAAKKQIERVKSNGKE; translated from the coding sequence GGTATGACCCCGACGCACCGAACTGGCCGAATCGCGACCGCTTCGTGCTGTCGGTCGGGCACGCATCGATGCTGCTGTATTCGCTGCTGCATCTGTACGGCGTAAGAGAAGTCGATGCGCAGGGCAAGCCGACCGGCAAGCCCGCGGTGTCGCTCGACGACATCAAGCAGTTCCGGCAGCTCGACAGCAAAACACCGGGCCACCCGGAATACGGCATGACGACCGGCGTCGAGACGACGACAGGTCCGCTTGGCCAGGGACTCGGCAACAGCGTCGGCATGGCGATGGCCGCGCGCTGGAAAGAAGCGCACTTCAACCGGTCGGACGCGACGCTGTTCGATTACCGCGTCTATGCGCTATGCGGCGACGGCGACATGATGGAGGGCGTCTCGCACGAGGCCGCTTCGCTCGCGGGTCATTTGCAGCTCTCGAATCTGATCTGGATATACGACAGCAACCGCGTGACGATCGAAGGACATACCGATCTCGCGTATAGCGACGACGTCGAGGCGCGTTTTCGCGGCTACAACTGGAACACGCTGCACGTCGACGACGCGAACGATGCGGCCGCCTTCGAATCCGCACTGCAAAAAGCGAAAGCGACAACCGACCGGCCGACGCTGATCGTCGTGAAAAGCATTATCGGCTGGGGTGCGCCGCATAAGCAGGACACCTCGGGCGCACACGGCGAGCCGCTCGGCGAAGAAGAAATCAGGCTCGCGAAGCGTGCCTACGGCTGGCCCGAAGATGCGCAATTCCTCGTGCCCGACGGCGTCATGGATCACCTCGCGAAGGGCATGGGCGCGCGCGGCAAGAGCGCACACAACGCGTGGCAAAAGCGTTTCGATGCATACGGCAAGCAGTATCCTGAACTTGCGAAGGAATTGTCGCTGATGCTCGAATCGAAGCTGCCCGATAACTGGGACGCCGACATTCCGACCTTCGAAGCCGACACGAAAGGCATCGCGACGCGCGAATCGTCGGGCAAGGTGCTCAATGCGATCGCACAGCGTATTCCATGGATGATCGGCGGCGCGGCCGACCTCTCGCCGTCGACGAAAACGAATCTTAAGTTCGAAGGCGCAGGCAGCTTCGAGCACGGCAGCTATGCGGGCCGCAATCTGCACTTCGGCATACGCGAGCATGGCATGGGCGCAGTCGCGAATGGCCTCGCGCTGTCGGGCTTGCGGCCCTATGCATCGACGTTCCTGATTTTCAGCGACTATATGAAGCCGCCGATCCGCCTGTCGGCGATCATGGAAGTGCCGGTGGTCTATGTGTTCACGCACGATTCGATCGGCGTCGGCGAAGACGGTCCCACGCACCAGCCGATCGAGCAGCTCGCGTCGCTGCGCGGCGTGCCTGGGCTCACGACGCTGCGGCCGGCCGACGCGAATGAGGCCGCCGAAGCGTGGCGAGTCGCGCTCACGCATCCGCACGAGCCCGCGTGCATCGTCGTGACGCGCCAGCCGCTGCCGACACTCGATCGCAAGAAATACGCGCCGGCCGAAGGCGTGCGGCGCGGCGCTTATGTCCTCGCGGACGCCGAAGGCGGCAAGAAGCCCGAGGTGCTGTTGCTTGCAACCGGCAGCGAGGTGTCGTTGTGCGTCGAGGTTTACGAGAAACTGAAGGCCGAAGGTGTGGCGGCGCGCGTCGTGTCGATGCCGTCGTGGGACATCTTCGAAAAGCAGGATCTGGCCTATAAGGAGTCGGTGCTGCCGCCCGACGTGCATGCGCGCGTCGCGGTCGAGCAGGCCGCGACGCTCGGCTGGGACCGCTACGTCGGACGTCTCGGCTCGCAGATCGTTATGCATACGTTCGGCGCCTCGGCTCCGTTGAAGGCCTTGAAAACGAAGTTCGGCTTTACGCCGGAGCGCGTCTACGAAGCAGCGAAGAAACAGATCGAGCGAGTGAAATCCAACGGCAAGGAGTGA